The genomic window CCACGTGTTCTAGGAACCGGAGCGGCTGGGTGTTTACGATAATTTAACTGTACCCGTCAACGTGGCGTGATGATCGGCACACTTCGGCAGGGCGGCTGGCCGCCGCTGGGGGCAATGGGCGGTGCCGAGCGATCGCTGGGCTTGCGGCAGCCATGCCGCCTCGGGCGCAGCGCGCCATTCGGCCAGCTCGGGCCATCCCCGCTCCGCATGGGCAGCCATGCGTGCGCCGACGGCGCAGCTTCCGATTACCAAGCACCAGCTTGGCGGCGTGGCCGGTCGATTACCTGTTCGATCCTCGATCGTCCAAAAATCTGCAAAGCGAGTCGATCGCTTTGCGGGCCGGCAAGCAGATCTACAGAGCACGCAGCGCGCCAATGTAGTGCCGAGCCATGCTCGGCAAGGGCGTTACCGGTAGAGCCTCTGCCGAGCATGGCTCGGCACTACAGGGATGGCGGAATGAGGGTCGTGTGATTTTGCGGGTCATGTTCGGACCGGTATGCTGACGCGCATGCAGCTATCTCGAATCACCCCGCTCCTTCTGTTTCTGGCATTGCTGGCAGCAGCTCCGCTTGCCCATGCCCGTGGCACAATCGAAAAAGTCCAGATCAAGGGTCTGGACAAGGGTGATGACGCCGAGATGATCGAAAATATCGAGGTTTCACTCTCGGTCTACGATGCGATCGGCAAGGTGCAGGGCGAATCGCGCTTGGAATACCTGCTGTCGCAGGCCGAGCGGCAGACGCGCACGGCGCTGGAGCCGTTCGGCTTCTACAACCCCAAGATCACCGTGGAAGCGCCGCGCACCGGCGATACCCTGCAGGTGCTGATCCAGGTCGACAAGGGCGAGCAGATCAAGGTGCGTACCGAGGAACTGGCCATCACCGGCCCGGCTTCGCGCGATCAGTACCTGCAGGAAGACATTGAGGCCTTCCAGCCCAAGACCGGCGAGGTCTTCGATTCGGTCAACTACGAAGCCAGCAAGATCAAGATCACCCGGCGCCTGGCCGAGCGTGGTTATTTCGATGCCGATTTCACCCAGCGCAAGGTGGAAGTGACGCGTGCCGAGAACGCCGCCGACATCTTCCTCACCTGGGACAGCGGCCGCCGCTACAACATGGGCCCGATTTCCTTTGAGCAGGATTATTTCCGCCCGGACTTGTTCGAGCCGCTGGTCTACTGGGAGCAGGGCAGCTACTGGCATGAAGGCAAGCTCGACCGCCTGCGCGAGTCGCTGACCAAGCTCGACTACTTCAGCGTCATCGACATCCAGCCGCACCCGGAACAGGCCGATGAAAGCGGCGAGGTACCGGTCAACGTCAAGCTGACCCGCGCCAAGCGCACCATCTACACCGCCGGTCTGAGCTACGGCAGCGAGAGTGGCCCGGGTGTGCGCGGCGGCGTCGAGCGTCGCTACGTCAACCGGCGTGGGCACAAGCTCACCACCCAGCTGGACTACGCGCAGAAGCGCAAGAGCTTCATCACCAGCTACCGGGTACCGGGTTTCCGTTGGCTGGATGGTTGGTATACCTATGCGGTCAGCGCCTACGACGAGCAGACCGACTACATCGACCTGCGCAACATCAAGCTGATCGCCAGCCGCAGTGGCGAGATCAACGAGCACTGGACCGCCATCGTGTCGATGAACGCCCTGCGCGAGCGCTGGCGCTACAGCTCCGGCGATGCGTTCAACGCAGCGGTCTACAACTATTCAACCCTGGTCTACCCACAGCTCACAGCCGACTACGTCGATGTCGATGACAAGAGCTTCCCGCGCCGTGGCCTGAGCGGCAATGCCACCATGCGCGGTGGCATCGAAGGCGCCGGCTCGGATACCAGCTTCATCCAGGCGGACGCCACCTTGCGCTGGTATATACCGGTGGGCGACGCGGATCGCCTGATCCTGCGCGGGCAGGCCGGCACCACCTGGACCAGCGATCTGGTCTCGATGCCGCCCAGCCTGCGCTACTTCGCTGGTGGCGACCGCTCCATCCGCGGTTATGCCTACCGAGAGGTCGGCCCACGCACGCCGGCGCCTGACAAGTTCGCACTCGGCGCCAAGAATCTGGTGGTCGGCTCGGCCGAATACGAGCATTACTTCGGTGGCGGCCCGTGGGGCGGCGCGGTGTTCGTCGACACCGGCAGCGCCTTCGACAACACCATTGATCTGCACACCGGCGTTGGTTTCGGCGTGCGCTGGAAATCGCCGGTTGGCCCGGTCCGCATCGATATCGCGCATGGCTTGAACAGCCCCGATTCGCAGTTCCAGCTCTACCTCAACATCGGAGCGGACCTGTGAGCCGCCGTCCCGACGAGGTGAGCGCGGAAGAACGCGAAGCACGCATCGCCGAGCTGCGGGCCAAGCGCAAGGCGCGCCTGCGCACGCTGGCGATCCGCAGCGGCATCACCATCACCGCGCTGGTGCTGCTGGGCCTGTTTGCCCTGTATTGGCTGTTGCAGACGGTGGCCGGGCGCGAGGTATTGCTGGCCCAGGTGGTAGCGCGGCTGCCGGCGGGTTCCTCGCTGACCTGGAGCAAGGCCGAAGGCCCGCTGGCCGGGCCGCTGATCCTGCACGACCTGGATTTCCGCTACAACGACCTGCATTTCACTGCCGCCCAGGCCTATCTGGATCCGGACATCCGCCCGCTGCTGGGCCGCAAGCTGCGCCTGGATGCACTGCGCATCAGCGACGCCACGCTGGAACTCGGCCCCTCCGAAGACAAGCCGTTCGAGCTGCCGCGCTGGCCCGACGTGCTGCCGGCCATCGAGCTGCCGCTGGCCCTGCAGGCCGACACCATCGTGATCGACGGCCTGCGCATCACCCAGCTGCAGCAACCCATCATCGACATCACCCGCGTGCGCGGTGGGCTGGAAGCGGCCAGTGGCGAGTTCACCGCCAGCCAGCTCAAGGTCAACAGCAACCTGGGTGATTTCCGCATCGACGGCCATTACCTGCCGCGCGAGGATTACGCCACCGACCTGACCGTGCGCGCGCTGATGCCGCCGCGTCCGGGCCAGCCTGCGGCACGCCTGGGCCTGGTCGCTCGCGGTGACCTGGCGCATATGGAAGTCGCCATTGCAGGTTATGCGCCCAAGCCGCTGCACA from Stenotrophomonas nitritireducens includes these protein-coding regions:
- a CDS encoding autotransporter assembly complex protein TamA, which encodes MLTRMQLSRITPLLLFLALLAAAPLAHARGTIEKVQIKGLDKGDDAEMIENIEVSLSVYDAIGKVQGESRLEYLLSQAERQTRTALEPFGFYNPKITVEAPRTGDTLQVLIQVDKGEQIKVRTEELAITGPASRDQYLQEDIEAFQPKTGEVFDSVNYEASKIKITRRLAERGYFDADFTQRKVEVTRAENAADIFLTWDSGRRYNMGPISFEQDYFRPDLFEPLVYWEQGSYWHEGKLDRLRESLTKLDYFSVIDIQPHPEQADESGEVPVNVKLTRAKRTIYTAGLSYGSESGPGVRGGVERRYVNRRGHKLTTQLDYAQKRKSFITSYRVPGFRWLDGWYTYAVSAYDEQTDYIDLRNIKLIASRSGEINEHWTAIVSMNALRERWRYSSGDAFNAAVYNYSTLVYPQLTADYVDVDDKSFPRRGLSGNATMRGGIEGAGSDTSFIQADATLRWYIPVGDADRLILRGQAGTTWTSDLVSMPPSLRYFAGGDRSIRGYAYREVGPRTPAPDKFALGAKNLVVGSAEYEHYFGGGPWGGAVFVDTGSAFDNTIDLHTGVGFGVRWKSPVGPVRIDIAHGLNSPDSQFQLYLNIGADL